The genomic segment GTCAAACTGACCAACAGGCTGTTCGGCCCGGCCCCGGCTCCATCCGGCGGTCCCGCGCCAGCGGCGGCCAAATAACCCATTTCCGAGCAAGGAGACATCATGCTGCCGTCTATCAAACGCATTCTCTACGCCACGGACCTGTCCGAGAGCGCCCGCCGCGCCCTGCGTTACGCCGTGTCCATGGCCCGCTGCCATGGCGCGGACCTGACCATCATCCACGTTGTTCCCGATTTGCTTGAAACCATGAGCGAGGACGCCGGGTTTGATCTGCACGAGGCCATGGACGAGCAGGCCTGGCGGGATTTGAACTCCAGGGGCAAGACCCGCGCCTTGGAGACCGCCCGCGGCCGGGTGCGGGAAATGGCCGCCGAGTGCGCGACCGACGATCCGGCATGCCCGGTGGCCCGGGCCGACATCAGGATCGAGCAGGGCGATGCCGCCGCGCGCATCCTGGACGAGATCGCCACCGGCCGGCACGACATGGTGGTCATGGGCGCCCACGGCCGGGGCGAGATCATGGACATGCTTTTTGGTTCCGTGGCCCGCAAGGTTGTGCGGCGCAGTCCCGTGCCCGTGCTGACCGTGCGTCTGCCCGAAAATTCCGATCAATGCTCCGAATCCGTGGAGAAGCAATGAAAGTGAATCGCCGCTCCTTTTTTGCCGGGAGTCTGGCTTTGGCCGCCGGAAGCCTGCTTCCGGCGGCGGCCCAGGCCCGGCCCGAGGAACTGGCCACGCTTCTGGACCTGTCCAAGTGCATCGGCTGCGGCGCCTGCGTGGAGGCCTGCCGGGAGGCCAATGCCCAGAAGTTCCCCGAGCCGGAAAAACCTTTTCCGCCCATGTATCCGTCCAAGGTCAAGGCCGCGGACTGGTCGGACAAACGCGACGTGGTTGACCGGCTCACGCCCTACAACTGGCTTTTTATCCAGACTGTCAGCGGCGAATACAACGGCAAGCCTTTTGAGCTGAACATTCCCCGACGTTGCCTGCACTGTCAGAATCCGCCCTGCGCCAACCTTTGTCCCTGGGGCGCGGCCGCCAAGGACAGTCGCGGTATCGTGCGCATCAACGACGAGATCTGCCTGGGCGGGGCCAAGTGCAAGGACGTCTGCCCCTGGCATATTCCGGAGCGTCAGACCGGTGTCGGCCTGTATCTGAAGCTGGCTCCGGGCTTTGCCGGCAACGGGGTCATGTACAAATGCGACCGCTGTCAGGACCGCGTGGCCGCCGGCGGCATCCCGGCCTGTATCGAGGCCTGTCCGGAAGGGGTTCAGACCATCGGCCCGCGCGCCGAAATTCTGGCCCAGGCCAAGGATCTGGCCGCGAAAACCGGCGGGTTCATTTATGGGGAAACGGAAAACGGCGGCACCAATACCTTTTATGTTTCGCCCGTGCCTTTCGACGTGCTCAACGCGGCCCTGACGCCGGAACCGGGACGGCCGCATCTGGCCGCCGTGGGCAATCCTTTTTCCACGGAAGATCTGTTGGCGCGGGCCGTCTATGCCGCGCCCATCGTCGGGGCCGTGGCCGGGGTGTTGCATCTGGTGCGCGGCGCGACCACGGAGGATGACCATGAATAACGTCGCGCGCGTTGTCTTCCAACTGCTGGTGGTGGGACTGCTGTTCACCGGATTCGCCCAAATGCCCATTTTCGCCCGCTATTATCTGGCAGATGTGCCGGGTTTTGCCTGGACCGCCGACTATTATCTCAATCATGTCCTGCATTACGGTCTGGCCATTGTCCTGCTGGCGTTTCTGGGCTGGCGCGCTGTTTTGTCCTGGCGGCGACCCTGGACCGTGGGCGGAATGCTTCTGGCCGCATGTTGGGTCGGCGTGGCCGGGACCGGCCTGGTGCGGGTCATGAAGAATCAGCCCGACGCCTTTTTCCCGCCGGATGTGGTCATGTGGGTGGACTGGGGGCATTTGGCCCTGGTCATGACTCTTGGCGTGGTGGCCCTGGGCTTGTGCCTGGGGCGGCGCGGGGTCTGACCGGCGCCGGCTTGCCAACCACCCCGTGACCTTGCTACCGGACCCCTCTGATGCCGGGCCCCGCCCCGGACTCCACCATCACGAGGGATATCAATATGATGAAGATCGCCATCATCGGGTCCGGTGCCATTGGCGCTTTTTACGGCGCCCGCCTGCTTCAGGCCGGACACGAGGTCCATTTTCTGTTCCATTCCGACTATGCCCACGTCAAAACCCATGGTCTTCGTGTTGATTCCGTGGACGGGGACATGTTTTTCCCCCAGGTCAGCGCCCATGCCCGCCCCGAGGACATGCCGGTCTGTGACCTGATTCTGGTGGCCACCAAGGCCACCACCAATGATTTGTTGGGCGACTTGTTGCGTCCGGTCTGCGGCCCGGAAAGCACCGTGGTCTTGATGCAGAACGGCCTCAACGGCGAGCGCCGCGTGGCCGACCTCGGTTTGGGCGCGACCATTCTGGGCTGTCTGTGCTTTGTCTGCTGCAACAAGATCGGTCCCGGTCACATCACCCACATTGAATACGGTCAGGTGTTGCTTGGGGTCTATCGGGCCGACGAAAAGCCGGCCGGCCTGACCCCGGAGCTGGAGCGCGCGGCCCAAGCCTTCGAGGGCGCGGGTATCACGGTGGATAGAAGCCCGGATCTGATTTTGGCCCGTTGGCGCAAACTGTTCTGGAACATCGCCTTCAACGGCCCCTGCGCCCTGCTGGGCGCGACCACGGATTTGGTGGTGGGGTGTCCGGCCACGCGCCAACTGGCCGTGGAGCTCATGGCCGAGGTCCGGGCCGGGGCAGCCGCCGTGGGCCGGGACATCCCGGAATCGTATGTTCAGGATATCCTGGCCTTCACGGACAAAATGGCCCCGTACAAGCCGAGCATGATGCTCGACGCCGAGCACGGCCGGCCCCTGGAAGTCGAGGCCATTTACGGCGAGCCCCTGCGCACGGCCCAGGCCCATGGCGTGGAACCGCCGGTCATCCGTACCGTGTACCGCCAGCTTTGTTTTTTGGATCAGTGTGTGCGTATGAAGCGCTGAGTGGCAGGGTATTGCCCGAAAAACGCCCCGCGTTGAAGTTGCAACGCGGGGCGTTTTTCGTGGGATGTCCGACGGCGTTGTTTCCCATGCGCGGCCCGAGCCGGTGGTTGTCTACGTGGATGACGGCCACTTGGGTGTTGGAACTTTTTTGAATACCTGGACTCTAGGGTGTCGCGGAAGGTGGGACGCCGCCACGTTAGGTCGCCAGGTAGGTTTGCGCCAGTTCCCGGAAGGCGGTCACTTCGCTGTCGATCCAGTCTTCACCGTGTCCCAGCTCCTCGGCCATGAGTCTGGCCACGTCGGGTGCGATATCCATGCTCGCGGCCGCGTCGAGAACAAGGGCGCGGGTGCGGTGGCGGAGCACGTCGGACAAGGTCATGGCCCATTCCCGGCGCACGGCCCAGACCACCTCGGCTCGCAGATAGGGCAATTCATGGTGCAGGGGAGCGCCCAGGTCCGGATTTTGGCGGATCAACTCCCGCAGCTCCCCGATATCGCTTCCATGGACAGACAAATGGTTCTTGGGGTCCAGGCCGCTGATCCAGCCGTGCAGAGGCAGGTTTTCCGTTTTGCAGGCGTGCGGCGGCAGACCGGCGAAGCGCGCGGCCTGGGTGATCGTGT from the Deltaproteobacteria bacterium genome contains:
- a CDS encoding universal stress protein; the encoded protein is MLPSIKRILYATDLSESARRALRYAVSMARCHGADLTIIHVVPDLLETMSEDAGFDLHEAMDEQAWRDLNSRGKTRALETARGRVREMAAECATDDPACPVARADIRIEQGDAAARILDEIATGRHDMVVMGAHGRGEIMDMLFGSVARKVVRRSPVPVLTVRLPENSDQCSESVEKQ
- a CDS encoding FeS-binding protein — translated: MNNVARVVFQLLVVGLLFTGFAQMPIFARYYLADVPGFAWTADYYLNHVLHYGLAIVLLAFLGWRAVLSWRRPWTVGGMLLAACWVGVAGTGLVRVMKNQPDAFFPPDVVMWVDWGHLALVMTLGVVALGLCLGRRGV
- a CDS encoding putative 2-dehydropantoate 2-reductase, giving the protein MMKIAIIGSGAIGAFYGARLLQAGHEVHFLFHSDYAHVKTHGLRVDSVDGDMFFPQVSAHARPEDMPVCDLILVATKATTNDLLGDLLRPVCGPESTVVLMQNGLNGERRVADLGLGATILGCLCFVCCNKIGPGHITHIEYGQVLLGVYRADEKPAGLTPELERAAQAFEGAGITVDRSPDLILARWRKLFWNIAFNGPCALLGATTDLVVGCPATRQLAVELMAEVRAGAAAVGRDIPESYVQDILAFTDKMAPYKPSMMLDAEHGRPLEVEAIYGEPLRTAQAHGVEPPVIRTVYRQLCFLDQCVRMKR
- a CDS encoding 4Fe-4S dicluster domain-containing protein, whose translation is MKVNRRSFFAGSLALAAGSLLPAAAQARPEELATLLDLSKCIGCGACVEACREANAQKFPEPEKPFPPMYPSKVKAADWSDKRDVVDRLTPYNWLFIQTVSGEYNGKPFELNIPRRCLHCQNPPCANLCPWGAAAKDSRGIVRINDEICLGGAKCKDVCPWHIPERQTGVGLYLKLAPGFAGNGVMYKCDRCQDRVAAGGIPACIEACPEGVQTIGPRAEILAQAKDLAAKTGGFIYGETENGGTNTFYVSPVPFDVLNAALTPEPGRPHLAAVGNPFSTEDLLARAVYAAPIVGAVAGVLHLVRGATTEDDHE